In Phyllostomus discolor isolate MPI-MPIP mPhyDis1 chromosome 3, mPhyDis1.pri.v3, whole genome shotgun sequence, a single genomic region encodes these proteins:
- the LOC114488893 gene encoding olfactory receptor 13C4, whose protein sequence is MDIIINKTFVKEFILLGLSGYPRFEIIFSALILVMYVVILIGNGVLIIACIFDSRLHTPMYFFLGNLSLLDICYTSSSVPSTLVSLISKKRNISFSGCTVQMFFGFAMGSTECLLLGMMAFDRYVAICNPLRYPIIMSKVAYVLMASVSWLSGGINSVVQTSLAMQLPFCGNNIINHFLCEILAVLKLACADISLNIVTLAVSNMAFLVLPLVVIFFSYVFILYTILRMNSATGRRKAFSTCSAHLTVVIIFYGTIFFMYAKPKSQNILRKDNMQAVEGLLSMFYGVVTPMLNPIIYSLRNKDVKAAVKYLLSCKGVNHKTK, encoded by the coding sequence ATGGATATAATAATAAACAAGACATTTGTGAAAGAATTCATTcttctgggactctctgggtaCCCGAGATTTGAGATCATTTTCTCTGCTTTAATTCTAGTTATGTATGTAGTGATTCTGATTGGCAATGGTGTTCTGATCATAGCATGCATCTTTGATTCCCGTctccacacccccatgtacttcttcctgggCAACCTCTCTCTCCTGGATATCTGCTACACATCCTCCTCTGTTCCCTCAACTTTGGTGAGCTTAATCTCAAAGAAAAGGAACATTTCCTTCTCTGGATGCACAGTACAGATGTTCTTCGGGTTTGCAATGGGGTCAACAGAGTGTTTGCTCCTCGGCATGATGGCATTTGACCGCTATGTAGCCATCTGTAACCCCCTGAGATACCCCATCATCATGAGCAAGGTGGCATATGTACTGATGGCTTCTGTGTCATGGCTCTCTGGCGGAATCAACTCAGTTGTGCAAACATCTCTTGCCATGCAATTGCCTTTCTGTGGGAATAATATTATTAATCACTTCTTATGTGAAATATTAGCTGTCCTTAAGCTAGCTTGTGCTGATATATCCCTCAATATTGTTACCCTAGCGGTGTCAAATATGGCATTCCTGGTTCTTCCATTAgtggtcatttttttctcctacgTGTTCATCCTCTACACCATCTTGAGAATGAACTCAGCCACAGGGAGACGCAAGGCCTTTTCCACCTGCTCAGCACATCTGACTGTGGTGATCATATTTTATGGCACCATCTTCTTTATGTATGCCAAACCCAAGTCCCAAAACATCCTTAGAAAAGACAATATGCAAGCTGTGGAGGGGCTTCTTTCCATGTTCTATGGGGTAGTGACCCCCATGCTAAATCCTATAATCTATAGCTTGAGAAATAAAGATGTGAAAGCTGCTGTGAAATACTTGCTAAGCTGTAAAGGTGTTAACCATAAGACCAAGTGA